CGCCCTCATAGCTCATGACGCAGGTGGGTGAGGCGTGAATGCCCAGCTTGTGCTCGACGCCGACCGGGCGGAAGGCGTTGCGCTCGCCCAGCGAACCGTCGGCGTTGACGGCGAACTTGGGCGTCAGGAACAGGCTGATGCCCTTGGGGCCGGGAGGCGCGTCGGGCAGGCGGGCCAGCACCAGGTGGACGATGTTGTCTGCCGCGTCGTGGTCGCCCCAGGTGATGAAGATCTTCTGGCCGGTCAGGGCGTAGGTCCCGTCGCCATTGGGAACCGCCGTCGCCGTCAGGGCGCCCAGGTCGGACCCGGCGTGCGGCTCGGTCAGCACCATGGCGCCGGTCCATTCGCCGGACACCAGCTTGGGGAGGTAGGTCGCCTTCTGATAGGCGTTGCCGACCTGCTCCAGCGCCTCGATCGAGGCCAGCGACAGCATGGGGCACAGGCCGAAGGCCATGTTGGCAGCGTGGACGGTCTCATAGGCCGCCAGCTCCAGCGCCTTGGGAAGGGCCTGCCCGCCAGCCTCGACCGAGGCGGTCAGGCTGGTCCAGCCGCCGGCGGCGAACTGCTGATAGGCGTCGGCGAAGCCGGGGGCGGCCGTCACGGCGCCGTTGGCGTATTTCGCGCCGGCCAGGTCGCCGGGGCGGTTCAGCGGGGCCAGAACCCCTTCCGAAAACTGAGCGGCCGCGTCCAGCACCGCCGAGGCGACGTCGGCGTCATAGTCGGGAAAGGCGCCGGTCGCCGCGACCTGGCCGATGCCGGCCACGGCGTCGAGGGCGAAGGCGATGTCGCGGACAGGGGCGCGGTAGGTCATGGCGGTCTCCAAATCTCGATACGCTTCTGGCGCCCGAGTTGACGCTGATGCAAGGGTGCTTGGACTTTGGTCGTGGTTCCGCCAAGCTGTGGCGCCGTGCCGTCACGGAAGGAAAGACCCCTTGGCCGAACCTCGCAGCCGATATTCGACAGTTTCACTGATCCTGCACTGGACGATTGCGGTCGCCGTGCTGACCCAGATCGGCCTGATCATGGCCCGAGACGCGACCCAGGGCGAGGCGGCGCGACAGCTCCTGCAGACGCACAAGGCCCTGGGCCTGACCATCCTGGTGCTGACGCTGGCGCGCCTGGGCTGGCGGCTGGCCAATCCGCTGATCGCCCTGCCGTCGGGCACGCCGACGTGGGAGCGAATTCTGTCGCGGGGAACGCAGTTCCTGTTCTACGCGGTGCTGTTGATTCTGCCGCTGACCGGCTGGCTGGCGTCGTCCGCCGCCGCGCGGGAGATCAGCTGGTTCGGCCTGTTCGACTGGCCCCTGCTGCCGATCGGCGGCGGGCGCGAGGTCGCGGGGCGCTTCATGGACGTGCATGAGATGGTGGTGAAGCTGCTTTACCTCCTGATCGTCCTGCATGTGGCCGGGGCGCTGAAGCATCACTTTATCAATCGCGACAATGTGTTGCGGCGGATGCTGCCCTTCATCGCGCCTCGCCCATGACCAGCGACGCGCCAGAAATCGCCGCCGAGGCGCTGAAGACGGGCCGCCTGGTCATCCTGCCGACCGAGACGGTCTATGGGCTGGCGGCTGACGCCTCCAATCCTCAGGCGGTGGCGCGCATCTTCGAGGCCAAGGGGCGGCCGCGCTTCAATCCGCTGATCGCCCACGTCGCCAATGCGCTGGACGCCGAAGAGATCGCCGTGTTCGACGCCCGCGCCCGCGCTTTGGCCGAAGCCTTCTGGCCGGGACCGCTGACCATCGTGGCGCCCGTGCGGGATCGCGAACGGGTGTGCGATCTGGCGCGGGCGGGGCTGGACAGCGTGGCCGTGCGCGTGCCCGGCCATCCGCGCGCGCGGGCGGTCATCGGCGCCTTCGGCGGCCCCGTCGTGGCGCCCTCGGCCAACCGCTCGGGCCGACCCAGCCCGACGACCTTCGCCGACGCCCTGGAGGAGACGGGCCACGCCGTCGGCGCGGCCGTCGACGGCGGCCCCTGCGCCGTCGGGGTCGAGAGCACGGTCGTGTCGGTGCTGGACGGACAGGTCGCCCTGCTGCGTCCCGGCTCGGTCACGCGCGAAGAGATCGAGGCCGTGGTCGGGCCGCTGGCCGAAAATGGGCAGGGGCATCGCTCGCCGGGGCGGCTGGCCCTGCACTATGCGCCGGACGCGCCGGTGCGGATCGAGGCCGAGGGGGCGAAGGAGGGCGAAATCCTGCTGGGTTTCGGTCCCGGCGTCGGTGATCCGCGCTGGAGCCTCAGCCCGGCCGGCGACCTGCGCGAGGCGGCGGCCAACCTGTTCCGCCTGCTGCGCGAGGCGGATCGGACCAAGCCTGCGGGCATCGCCGTCTCGCCAATTCCGGCGAAGGGGCTGGGCGAGGCGATCAATGACCGCCTGCGCCGCGCGGCAGGGTTCGTCGGCTAGGCAGTTCCCTGTCCGTCATTCCGGCCGAACCCTCGTGTCTTGTCCTGAGCGGTCCCGGATAACGGCTGCGCCGTTTCCGGGATGACGCGGGCGGCTGCTGGCGCGAGCGGTCTATTGAGCCGTCCAGCCGCCATCGACCGAGAAATGCGAGCCG
The nucleotide sequence above comes from Brevundimonas naejangsanensis. Encoded proteins:
- a CDS encoding L-threonylcarbamoyladenylate synthase, coding for MTSDAPEIAAEALKTGRLVILPTETVYGLAADASNPQAVARIFEAKGRPRFNPLIAHVANALDAEEIAVFDARARALAEAFWPGPLTIVAPVRDRERVCDLARAGLDSVAVRVPGHPRARAVIGAFGGPVVAPSANRSGRPSPTTFADALEETGHAVGAAVDGGPCAVGVESTVVSVLDGQVALLRPGSVTREEIEAVVGPLAENGQGHRSPGRLALHYAPDAPVRIEAEGAKEGEILLGFGPGVGDPRWSLSPAGDLREAAANLFRLLREADRTKPAGIAVSPIPAKGLGEAINDRLRRAAGFVG
- a CDS encoding cytochrome b encodes the protein MAEPRSRYSTVSLILHWTIAVAVLTQIGLIMARDATQGEAARQLLQTHKALGLTILVLTLARLGWRLANPLIALPSGTPTWERILSRGTQFLFYAVLLILPLTGWLASSAAAREISWFGLFDWPLLPIGGGREVAGRFMDVHEMVVKLLYLLIVLHVAGALKHHFINRDNVLRRMLPFIAPRP